One window from the genome of Salvia miltiorrhiza cultivar Shanhuang (shh) chromosome 7, IMPLAD_Smil_shh, whole genome shotgun sequence encodes:
- the LOC130991184 gene encoding protein CURLY FLAG LEAF 1-like: MATPNMATITASLERSLQNCSLNHQHSSSSSSSSASGGAARPSDSPPGDAVAATLELNSEGSLPFHWEQCLDLKSGEIYYINWRTGMKATEDPRTAAAEYGGECYSEEDSSSYDSDGSSSESSPCSSREQWSGKNNEKNSYYEERNENENNSNPNPNPNPNNNNSNVLVVAGCKSCLMYYMVPKQLEICPKCCGQLLHFDRSENTSS; encoded by the exons atggcAACTCCAAACATGGCTACTATCACAGCATCTCTGGAGAGATCCCTGCAGAACTGCTCCTTGAACCACCAACACAGcagcagtagcagcagcagcagcgccagCGGAGGGGCGGCGCGCCCTTCAGATTCGCCGCCGGgagacgccgtcgccgccaCCTTGGAACTGAATTCCGAAGGCTCCCTCCCTTTTCATTGGGAGCAATGCCTCGATTTAAAG AGCGGTGAGATATACTACATAAATTGGAGGACGGGCATGAAGGCGACGGAGGATCCGCGGACGGCGGCGGCTGAGTACGGCGGCGAGTGCTACTCGGAGGAGGACAGCAGCTCGTACGACAGCGACGGCTCGTCATCGGAATCATCCCCTTGTTCCTCAAGAGAGCAATGGAGtggtaaaaataatgaaaaaaattctTATTATGAAGAAAggaatgagaatgagaataATTCGAATCCGAATCCGAATCCGAATCCGAATAATAACAACAGTAACGTGCTGGTGGTGGCTGGATGCAAGAGCTGCCTAATGTACTACATGGTGCCCAAACAGCTTGAAATTTGCCCCAAATGTTGTGGTCAACTTCTCCACTTTGATCGATCCGAAAATACCTCCTCTtga
- the LOC130993922 gene encoding uncharacterized protein LOC130993922, protein MAEWFDDTSSSLFDGVAQEIVDEINKQKQLIAQIFPQPEPEHITHHRSYVYRDRVAAHLRLMQDYFNDNPTVALLRQESTMATTPKEARFKKMQESAQKDVERPFAVLQARCGIIRSPARSWYVEHLKDIMMCCIILHNMIVESEGQGATHWRDDDAGHGAFSNDSTEIARKTPSCFEEYVQRDAII, encoded by the exons ATGGCCGAGTGGTTCGATGATACTTCGTCGTCTTTGTTCGACGGGGTTGCGCAAGAAATTGTCGATGAGATCAATAAGCAGAAGCAATTGATTGCTCAAATATTTCCCCAACCGGAGCCGGAACATATTACTCACCATCGGTCTTACGTCTACCGTGATCGTGTGGCTGCCCatttacgtcttatgcaagactacttcaacgacaatccgac agtggcgttgcttcgtcaagagtccaccaTGGCGACCACCCCaaaggaggcgaggttcaagaagatgcaagaatcggcacagAAGGATGTCGAACGTCCCTTTGCAGTGCTTCAAGCTCGATGtggaatcattcgaagtccggcgcgGAGTTGGTACGTCGAGCATCTCAAGGACATCatgatgtgttgcatcattctccacaacatgattgtggagagCGAAGGTCAAGGAGCTAcccattggagagatgacgatgCAGGACATGGGGCGTTTAGCAATGACTCGACGGAGATTGCTCGAAAAACCCCGTCTTGTTTCGAGGAATACGTGCAAAGAGATGCAATTATCTGA